A single window of Rubripirellula lacrimiformis DNA harbors:
- the ruvB gene encoding Holliday junction branch migration DNA helicase RuvB: MAREAVYQQSDPETSAAEEVPHEPDTSLRPRRMDEMVGQRDVMERLKIAIDAAQSRGEPLGHILFDGPPGLGKTTFATVIPAEMGTVVQMANGAGLKAPKDLLPYLTNLSEGSVLFIDEIHRVPRAVEEYLYTAMEDFRIDIVLGEGVSARTLNYELRPFTLIGATTRAGMLSAPLRDRFQIREHLGWYADSELCEIVRRNSIKLKLPVDDESAAVIAARSRRTPRLANNRLLWVRDYAQSKANGQVSGKIATAALDMIGIDKMGLDKQDRGYLETLMRVFGGGPAGLEAIAHTMNVSSDTLEDEVEPFLLRSELIVRSRRGRMMTALGYQHMKQLPPGKL, translated from the coding sequence ATGGCACGCGAAGCAGTTTACCAACAATCGGATCCCGAGACTTCGGCAGCCGAAGAGGTTCCGCACGAACCCGATACCTCCCTTCGCCCGCGACGCATGGACGAAATGGTTGGCCAGCGGGACGTGATGGAACGACTGAAAATCGCCATCGATGCCGCTCAAAGCCGCGGCGAACCACTCGGGCACATCCTGTTTGACGGTCCACCCGGGCTGGGCAAGACAACCTTTGCGACCGTGATCCCAGCGGAAATGGGGACCGTTGTCCAAATGGCCAACGGCGCGGGGCTGAAGGCGCCCAAGGATCTGTTGCCGTACCTGACGAATCTGTCCGAAGGCAGCGTGCTGTTCATCGACGAAATCCACCGCGTGCCCAGAGCCGTCGAAGAATACCTGTACACCGCGATGGAAGATTTTCGCATCGATATCGTGTTGGGCGAAGGCGTCAGTGCCCGAACGCTGAACTACGAACTGCGCCCGTTTACCTTGATCGGTGCGACGACCCGGGCCGGCATGCTGAGCGCACCGCTGCGTGACCGGTTTCAGATTCGCGAACACCTCGGTTGGTATGCGGATTCGGAATTGTGCGAAATCGTTCGCCGTAACTCGATCAAGTTAAAACTGCCGGTTGATGATGAATCGGCGGCGGTCATCGCGGCGCGAAGCCGGCGGACACCCCGGTTGGCCAACAACCGTCTGCTGTGGGTGCGTGATTACGCGCAAAGCAAGGCCAATGGCCAGGTTAGCGGCAAGATCGCGACCGCCGCGCTGGACATGATCGGCATCGACAAAATGGGCCTCGATAAACAGGATCGCGGATACCTGGAAACGTTGATGCGGGTCTTCGGCGGTGGACCGGCGGGCCTGGAGGCGATCGCCCATACGATGAACGTCAGCAGCGATACGCTGGAAGACGAAGTTGAACCGTTCCTGTTGCGCAGCGAACTGATCGTCCGCAGTCGTCGCGGTCGGATGATGACCGCGCTAGGCTACCAGCACATGAAGCAGCTGCCGCCCGGCAAGCTCTAG
- a CDS encoding cysteine desulfurase family protein encodes MIYLDNHSTTRCDQRVVAAMLPWLSEHFGNPHSSHAGGVVAADAIALATDRIAGRLGVKAENVVYTSGATESNNLAIRGVCLHPRQKRRHIVTVATEHPAVLDVAHDIKRQGFTVTVVPVHPNGTEQAGSVDLDQLADAITDDTAIVSVMAANNEIGSLTPLAPIAELTHARGALLHSDATQAIGRLPLDVVASDVDLISASAHKFYGPKGAGFLIVGNGNRRVRLLPQIVGGGQQRGIRSGTLSPANIVGIDTAMQLCQDGGATERETIGKLRDQLWQILESGIDGLQINGPPLRSPHRLLGNLNVTLPGVEGETLMAAATDVAFSTGSACSNVDPAPSHVLMALGLDESAARRSVRFGIGRFNTDQDIQRSGEVLLAAFKRLIRLAR; translated from the coding sequence ATGATCTATCTGGACAACCATTCGACGACGCGGTGCGACCAGCGGGTCGTTGCGGCGATGCTGCCTTGGCTGAGCGAGCATTTCGGGAATCCGCACAGTTCCCACGCCGGCGGTGTGGTCGCCGCCGATGCGATCGCTTTGGCGACCGATCGGATCGCTGGCCGTCTGGGGGTCAAAGCCGAGAATGTGGTTTACACCAGCGGAGCCACCGAGAGCAACAATTTGGCGATTCGGGGTGTCTGTCTTCACCCTCGCCAGAAACGTCGCCACATCGTCACGGTTGCGACCGAGCACCCGGCGGTCCTGGATGTCGCGCACGACATCAAGCGTCAGGGGTTCACGGTCACCGTCGTGCCAGTGCATCCCAATGGAACCGAGCAGGCGGGAAGCGTCGACTTGGACCAGTTGGCCGACGCGATCACCGACGATACAGCGATCGTTTCGGTAATGGCCGCCAACAACGAAATTGGCAGCCTGACGCCACTGGCCCCGATCGCCGAATTGACGCACGCCCGCGGTGCCTTGCTGCATAGCGATGCGACTCAGGCGATTGGCCGGTTGCCGCTGGATGTGGTGGCATCGGATGTCGACCTGATCAGCGCATCGGCCCATAAGTTCTATGGGCCCAAAGGCGCGGGATTTCTAATTGTCGGCAACGGGAACCGCCGCGTTCGGCTGTTGCCTCAGATCGTCGGTGGCGGCCAGCAGCGGGGCATTCGCAGCGGCACACTCAGCCCGGCCAACATCGTCGGCATCGATACCGCGATGCAACTTTGCCAAGACGGCGGGGCGACCGAGCGTGAAACGATCGGCAAACTTCGCGACCAACTATGGCAGATCCTAGAGTCCGGGATCGACGGATTGCAGATCAACGGCCCCCCGCTGCGATCCCCCCATCGGTTGCTGGGAAACTTGAACGTCACCCTGCCGGGCGTCGAAGGCGAGACGTTGATGGCAGCGGCCACCGACGTCGCGTTCAGTACTGGTTCGGCATGCAGCAATGTCGACCCAGCCCCCAGTCATGTGTTGATGGCATTGGGACTGGACGAATCAGCGGCCCGACGTAGCGTTCGCTTTGGGATCGGTCGATTCAATACGGATCAGGACATCCAGCGATCAGGCGAAGTGCTGTTGGCTGCGTTTAAGCGGTTGATTCGACTGGCCCGATGA
- a CDS encoding phosphoesterase, which produces MSDEEEHILVIPESVIAEIGTIDGFEPDVDRFLKPILASDQLSFQPRGAMETDPSFKQLIPYVLLQWTDQDGVVKLFTYTRGGGSGEKRLHARRSVGIGGHISREDAAGGADPYRTGMQRELAEEIQLGAQYEESQVGLIYDPSNDVGKVHVGVVHLFVLAGPEVSSNEADLADGGFVAVEQLKTESDTLETWTQLAITALYS; this is translated from the coding sequence ATGTCGGACGAAGAAGAACACATTCTGGTCATTCCCGAGTCCGTGATCGCGGAGATTGGGACGATCGATGGATTCGAACCCGATGTGGACCGTTTTCTGAAACCGATCCTGGCCAGCGACCAATTGTCGTTTCAGCCACGCGGGGCGATGGAAACCGACCCTTCGTTCAAGCAGCTGATTCCCTACGTGCTGCTGCAATGGACCGACCAAGACGGCGTGGTGAAACTGTTCACCTACACGCGTGGGGGCGGATCGGGCGAGAAACGTTTGCACGCGCGACGCAGCGTCGGCATCGGCGGTCACATCAGCCGCGAAGATGCCGCCGGCGGCGCGGATCCGTACCGCACGGGAATGCAACGAGAATTGGCCGAGGAAATCCAACTGGGGGCTCAATACGAGGAATCCCAAGTCGGCCTGATCTACGATCCGTCGAACGATGTCGGCAAAGTCCACGTCGGCGTCGTGCACCTGTTCGTGCTCGCGGGCCCCGAAGTTAGCAGCAACGAAGCGGACTTGGCCGACGGCGGGTTCGTCGCGGTCGAACAACTGAAGACCGAATCCGATACGTTGGAAACATGGACCCAACTGGCGATCACGGCGCTTTATTCTTAG
- a CDS encoding 30S ribosomal protein S1, whose translation MVNRNLIRNLDDDDITNELAILAPEEEAEDWLLEYLQQDQQDYAQGEIVDGKIVEINDEWVLIDVGFKSEGTVGLSEWGPEEEAPKVGDTVKVLIEEMEDELGAADDPYGMISLSKNKAEKIIEWEKIIGEISEGQVVTGTVIRKIKGGLLVDIGVNVFLPGSQVDIRRPGDIGDFIGRVIQAEVLKIDDTRRNIVISRRSLIERQREEDRAYLMKELEVGQIRKGIVKNIADFGAFVDLGGIDGLLHITDMAWERIGHPTEMVSIDQEIEVKVLHIDREKQKIALGLKQKDRNPWENIETKYPVNADFKGEVVNVMSYGAFVKLEPGIEGLVHISEMSWTKRVNHPSELVNIGDKIEVRILGVDPEGQQLSLGMKQTQKNPWDEVISRYPEGQDVVGKVRNLTNYGAFIELEEGIDGLLHVSDMSWTRKIGHPSEMLEKGQEINCRVLSVDEQRRRIALGLKQLDNDPWDGDIPDNYQPGQLVKGTVTKITNFGVFIGLEDGLEGLLHISELAEHKVEDPEEVVKVGDSIEVKVLRVDTDERKIGLSLKRVEWGEEQEKAAAEAEAAGLPSIESGDLKGGLGSGEGPLIPTSE comes from the coding sequence ATGGTCAACCGCAACCTCATCCGAAACCTTGACGACGACGACATCACCAACGAGTTGGCGATCCTCGCACCAGAAGAAGAGGCCGAGGATTGGCTGCTGGAATATCTCCAGCAAGACCAACAAGACTACGCTCAAGGCGAAATCGTTGACGGAAAAATCGTCGAGATCAACGATGAATGGGTTCTGATCGATGTCGGCTTCAAGAGCGAAGGCACCGTAGGCCTCAGCGAATGGGGGCCTGAAGAAGAGGCTCCGAAGGTCGGCGACACGGTCAAAGTCCTGATCGAAGAGATGGAGGACGAGCTCGGTGCGGCCGACGACCCCTATGGCATGATCTCGCTCAGCAAGAATAAAGCTGAGAAGATCATCGAGTGGGAAAAGATCATCGGCGAGATCAGCGAAGGCCAGGTCGTTACCGGTACGGTCATTCGCAAAATCAAGGGCGGATTGCTGGTCGATATCGGCGTCAACGTCTTCTTGCCCGGTTCGCAGGTCGACATCCGTCGTCCCGGCGATATCGGCGATTTCATCGGCCGCGTGATCCAAGCCGAAGTGCTGAAGATCGACGATACCCGACGAAACATCGTCATCAGCCGACGTTCGCTGATCGAACGTCAGCGCGAAGAAGATCGCGCTTACCTGATGAAAGAATTGGAAGTCGGCCAGATCCGCAAGGGGATCGTCAAGAACATCGCCGACTTCGGTGCGTTCGTCGACCTGGGCGGCATCGATGGTCTGCTGCACATCACCGACATGGCTTGGGAACGTATCGGTCACCCGACCGAAATGGTCTCGATCGATCAAGAGATCGAAGTCAAGGTGCTGCATATCGACCGCGAAAAGCAAAAAATTGCTTTGGGGCTGAAGCAAAAAGACCGCAACCCTTGGGAAAACATCGAAACCAAGTACCCGGTCAATGCCGACTTCAAGGGCGAAGTTGTCAACGTCATGTCCTACGGTGCCTTCGTCAAACTGGAACCGGGCATCGAAGGTCTGGTTCACATCAGCGAGATGTCGTGGACCAAACGGGTCAATCACCCCAGCGAATTGGTCAACATCGGCGACAAGATCGAAGTCCGAATCCTGGGTGTCGATCCGGAAGGCCAGCAACTGTCGCTGGGCATGAAGCAAACCCAAAAGAACCCGTGGGACGAAGTCATCTCGCGCTACCCCGAAGGCCAAGATGTCGTCGGCAAGGTGCGCAACCTGACCAACTACGGAGCCTTCATCGAACTCGAAGAAGGCATCGATGGACTGCTTCACGTCTCGGACATGTCCTGGACCCGCAAGATCGGTCACCCCAGCGAAATGCTGGAAAAAGGCCAGGAAATCAACTGCCGCGTGCTCAGCGTCGACGAACAACGTCGCCGTATCGCTCTGGGGCTGAAGCAGCTTGATAACGATCCTTGGGATGGCGACATTCCAGACAACTACCAGCCCGGCCAATTGGTGAAGGGTACCGTCACCAAGATCACCAACTTTGGTGTCTTCATCGGCCTCGAAGACGGCTTGGAAGGCTTGCTGCACATCAGCGAGCTGGCCGAGCACAAGGTCGAAGACCCCGAAGAAGTGGTCAAGGTTGGCGATTCGATCGAAGTCAAGGTGTTGCGAGTGGACACCGATGAACGCAAGATCGGCCTGTCTCTGAAACGCGTCGAATGGGGCGAAGAACAAGAGAAGGCAGCAGCCGAAGCGGAAGCCGCTGGCTTGCCAAGCATCGAATCAGGTGACCTGAAGGGTGGTCTGGGTAGCGGCGAAGGCCCACTGATCCCAACCAGCGAATGA
- a CDS encoding response regulator, with product MSKKLLIVDDHEIIRLGLRLMLEGTDLEIVGEATTAAEALAAVENSTPDAVLMDIRMEGGDGLNALGRLKLDHPDLPIVLFSAYDNPTYIARAVALGASGYVLKSAARERLIDALNTAVAGESAWTREELRRVTGALATPRLSQDIEVPLTQRESEVLRQMALGLTNKEIAKMLGISYETVKEHVQHILRKIGVSDRTQAAVWAVRKNLV from the coding sequence ATGAGCAAGAAACTATTGATCGTGGACGACCACGAAATCATCCGACTCGGCCTTCGGTTGATGCTAGAGGGAACCGATCTGGAGATCGTCGGTGAAGCGACTACTGCGGCGGAAGCCCTGGCTGCCGTCGAAAACTCGACCCCAGACGCTGTCCTGATGGACATCCGAATGGAAGGCGGCGACGGGCTGAACGCCCTGGGACGTCTGAAATTGGATCATCCCGATCTGCCAATCGTGTTGTTTTCGGCATACGACAACCCAACCTACATCGCTCGTGCAGTCGCTCTAGGCGCCTCGGGCTATGTGTTGAAGTCGGCCGCTCGCGAACGCCTGATCGACGCCCTGAACACCGCTGTTGCGGGCGAATCGGCTTGGACTCGCGAAGAACTGCGACGCGTGACAGGTGCCTTGGCGACGCCACGATTGAGCCAAGACATTGAAGTTCCGTTGACACAGCGCGAGAGCGAAGTGCTTCGTCAAATGGCTCTTGGCCTGACGAACAAAGAAATCGCCAAGATGCTGGGCATCAGCTACGAAACCGTGAAAGAACACGTTCAGCACATCTTGCGTAAAATCGGCGTCAGCGACCGTACGCAAGCCGCCGTCTGGGCAGTTCGCAAGAACCTGGTCTAG
- the aroC gene encoding chorismate synthase → MEILGGPFFSVAGAGESHGPAVTTIVMGCPAGQYIRRADVQAFLDRRRPGGNKHGTPRNEKDKVVFLSGLYQDDHTRLLGGSDLSVTVDGAEFQTEGYEEGYTTGEPIAAIVLSTSKKSGDYTQFSGPMGEVRPGHTDLVKFHQSGGHVDVRGGGRSSYRVTISDVIGGSIARILLEEKFGTVILSSISQVGPLKAQHSLADRFGGDGKPRVAREVIDAVVAQIAGNEIASIDADFATEAAELIKQTRKRGDSIGAAVDVVAVNVPPLLGDPLYQSLKLRLMGALGGLNAAESVEVGAGASVIERLGSENNDPIRSTGYAANSHGGLLGGITTGMPLVLRVGFKPTSTINLPQQSVRKNLEEIPFELEKGRHDPCVGVRAGVTLESRVAIELLNAAMSHASKKIDANLSKLF, encoded by the coding sequence ATGGAAATTCTTGGCGGCCCCTTTTTCTCTGTCGCTGGTGCCGGGGAATCGCATGGACCGGCGGTGACCACCATCGTGATGGGGTGTCCGGCCGGGCAATACATCCGCCGCGCGGACGTGCAAGCGTTTTTGGATCGTCGGCGACCGGGCGGCAACAAACACGGCACGCCTCGCAACGAAAAAGACAAAGTCGTTTTCCTATCGGGGCTGTATCAAGACGACCACACCCGATTGCTAGGTGGGTCGGATCTTTCTGTCACCGTCGATGGAGCCGAATTTCAGACCGAGGGGTACGAAGAGGGGTACACCACCGGCGAACCGATCGCGGCCATCGTGTTGTCGACCAGCAAAAAGTCGGGCGACTACACCCAGTTCAGCGGGCCGATGGGCGAGGTTCGCCCGGGGCATACCGATTTGGTCAAATTCCATCAGTCCGGTGGTCACGTCGATGTGCGTGGTGGCGGCCGGTCCAGCTATCGAGTGACGATTTCCGACGTGATCGGCGGTTCGATCGCGCGGATTCTGTTGGAGGAAAAGTTTGGCACGGTGATCCTTTCCTCGATTTCTCAGGTGGGGCCGCTGAAGGCACAGCACAGCCTGGCCGACCGGTTTGGCGGCGACGGGAAACCTCGCGTTGCACGTGAAGTGATCGATGCGGTCGTCGCGCAGATCGCTGGGAACGAGATCGCGTCGATCGATGCAGACTTCGCCACCGAGGCCGCTGAACTGATCAAACAGACTCGCAAGCGTGGCGATTCGATCGGTGCCGCCGTCGATGTGGTGGCCGTCAACGTTCCGCCACTGCTAGGCGACCCGCTGTATCAGAGCCTAAAACTTCGCTTGATGGGTGCCTTGGGAGGACTGAACGCGGCCGAATCCGTCGAGGTCGGCGCGGGGGCCAGCGTGATCGAGCGGCTGGGCAGCGAAAACAATGATCCGATCCGATCCACCGGGTATGCCGCCAATTCCCACGGCGGGCTGCTGGGCGGGATCACCACGGGAATGCCGTTGGTGTTGCGCGTCGGTTTCAAGCCAACGTCGACGATCAATCTGCCGCAGCAGTCGGTTCGAAAGAACCTCGAAGAGATCCCGTTCGAGCTGGAAAAAGGACGTCACGACCCGTGCGTCGGGGTGCGAGCCGGCGTGACGTTGGAATCCCGCGTCGCGATCGAACTGCTGAACGCCGCGATGAGCCACGCATCTAAAAAGATCGATGCGAACCTGTCGAAACTGTTCTAG
- a CDS encoding sulfatase-like hydrolase/transferase: MKRFLPLLALWLFSSVAVADQRPNILWLTSEDNGQEIGCYGDEYADTPNIDALAAKSLRYHTCWSNAPVCAPARTTIISGMYATSLGGQHMRSGVKLPAGMKLYPQVLHESGYYCTNHTKTDYNFDGADAGWDDSGKKAHWRGRPSEDTPFFSIFNFTVSHESKIRVRPHELKHDPAKAQLPSYHPDTPEVRHDWAQYYDKITEMDDDFGRVLNQLKQDGLDDSTIVFYYGDHGSGMPRSKRWPFDSGLRVPLVVHVPEKFRHLAPQDYMPGGVSQRLVSFVDLAPTVIGLAGADVPANMQGVAFMGPAEGPAKEYLFGYRGRMDERIDMVRSCTDGRYVYMRHFYPERPYLKHVSYMFETPTTQVWKRMFDAGELTEAQAKFWQSKPVEELFDLQSDPDETVNVAGLPENAQRLAKMRTAIKQWMVSTADLGLLPEAEMHRLAGDQAPRTWALEHVNFQKLTRLAFAALDTNSGVSNERLAALSNDPDSLVRWWAVRGLAIRPSDAGRDQALVARLQDESPSVAIVAADGLLNSSDDLREQATERLIELADVNRVGHFAAVAALNVLDMNANLDAGGKRRVAKLPRQVKNPPTRVGGYVGRLLDGLQ, from the coding sequence ATGAAACGTTTCTTGCCGCTGCTTGCGTTGTGGCTGTTCAGCTCGGTCGCCGTTGCCGACCAACGTCCCAACATTCTGTGGTTGACCAGTGAAGACAACGGTCAAGAAATCGGCTGCTATGGCGACGAATACGCCGACACCCCCAACATTGACGCGTTGGCGGCCAAGTCGCTTCGGTACCACACCTGTTGGTCCAACGCACCGGTTTGCGCCCCGGCCAGGACGACGATCATCAGCGGGATGTACGCCACGTCGCTGGGCGGACAGCACATGCGAAGCGGCGTCAAATTGCCGGCCGGTATGAAACTGTATCCCCAGGTTCTGCACGAATCGGGTTACTACTGCACCAATCACACCAAGACCGACTACAACTTCGACGGTGCGGATGCCGGGTGGGACGACAGTGGCAAAAAGGCTCACTGGCGCGGTCGACCCAGCGAAGATACGCCGTTCTTTTCGATCTTTAATTTCACGGTCAGCCACGAAAGCAAAATTCGCGTTCGACCACATGAATTGAAACATGATCCGGCCAAGGCACAGCTGCCCTCGTATCACCCCGATACGCCGGAAGTTCGCCACGATTGGGCTCAGTATTACGACAAAATCACGGAGATGGACGATGACTTTGGACGCGTTCTGAATCAGCTAAAACAGGACGGTTTGGATGATTCGACCATCGTCTTTTACTATGGCGACCACGGCAGCGGCATGCCGCGCAGCAAGCGTTGGCCCTTCGATTCAGGGTTGCGAGTGCCATTGGTGGTCCATGTTCCGGAAAAGTTCCGCCATCTAGCGCCTCAGGATTACATGCCCGGTGGGGTGTCCCAGCGGTTGGTGTCGTTTGTCGATTTGGCGCCCACGGTGATCGGATTGGCCGGCGCCGATGTCCCCGCCAACATGCAGGGGGTCGCGTTCATGGGCCCCGCCGAAGGCCCGGCCAAAGAGTACTTGTTTGGCTATCGCGGCCGGATGGACGAACGGATCGACATGGTCCGGTCGTGCACCGACGGGCGCTACGTCTACATGCGACATTTCTATCCGGAACGTCCTTACCTGAAACACGTTTCCTACATGTTCGAAACGCCGACCACTCAGGTTTGGAAACGCATGTTTGACGCCGGGGAATTGACCGAGGCGCAGGCAAAGTTCTGGCAATCCAAGCCGGTCGAAGAACTGTTTGATCTGCAGTCCGATCCCGATGAAACCGTCAATGTCGCTGGGTTGCCCGAAAATGCACAGCGACTAGCCAAGATGCGTACCGCGATCAAGCAATGGATGGTGTCGACGGCCGATTTGGGGCTGTTGCCCGAAGCCGAAATGCATCGCTTGGCGGGCGATCAGGCGCCGCGGACTTGGGCCTTGGAACACGTCAACTTCCAAAAACTGACGCGATTGGCGTTTGCCGCCTTGGACACCAACAGCGGGGTCAGCAACGAACGTTTGGCGGCTCTGTCCAACGACCCCGATTCGTTGGTGCGTTGGTGGGCGGTGCGTGGTTTGGCGATTCGGCCTAGCGATGCCGGACGTGACCAAGCCCTGGTGGCTCGGTTGCAGGATGAATCCCCCAGCGTGGCGATCGTGGCTGCGGACGGTTTGCTAAATTCGTCGGACGACCTTCGCGAACAGGCGACCGAGCGTCTGATTGAATTGGCCGACGTCAACCGAGTTGGGCACTTCGCTGCCGTAGCGGCCCTGAATGTGTTGGACATGAACGCCAATCTGGATGCCGGCGGCAAAAGACGCGTCGCGAAACTGCCTCGTCAGGTCAAAAATCCGCCCACTCGCGTCGGTGGCTATGTCGGGCGTTTGCTAGACGGCTTGCAGTAA
- a CDS encoding Gfo/Idh/MocA family protein, producing MPQPHDTRPSRRHFIQSTAAAAAAGAIMPSQQSSAQASDASSKIRIGFIGPGGRGFGAHVKKLCKHQVEGRPIELVAVCDVYNEHRDRAAKHIEKTTGTAPAKYEDYRDMIAKEDLDAVCIGTPDHWHAKQAKDSLDAGLHVYCEKPMTKTVAEAIDVMNTWKKSGKVMQVGVQSTSLPVWNQVNDLLTGGKLGKVLMYQTEYFRNSAQGQWRYYKLEPGMTPTNINWNMWLGVDEGLAADQPFDREVYRQWRRFWPFGSGMFTDLFVHRTTTMLKATGLRFPGRVVGAGGIYLEYDGRQVPDVATVVADFPEGVQGLVTATMACEETPIKQMIRGHFGSFEFGNGEQFDGFEFIPERSQVTRNSKLQREHIEVEKVGDTTYAHFGNWIDAMVADDPSMCNNDPELGAAAIATVILGAQSYREGKAYMIDPADLSVAEADSSWADRWEAHSKQRKPAKHIAGWKAGDTGSTLEEPDYMKLAGPWIDGKDPGA from the coding sequence ATGCCGCAACCGCATGACACGCGTCCGTCACGCCGCCATTTCATTCAGTCCACTGCCGCCGCTGCGGCAGCCGGTGCGATCATGCCCTCGCAGCAATCGTCGGCACAGGCGTCCGACGCCAGCAGCAAGATCCGGATCGGATTCATCGGCCCCGGCGGTCGAGGTTTCGGGGCGCACGTCAAGAAACTTTGCAAACACCAGGTCGAGGGCCGGCCGATCGAACTGGTCGCCGTTTGCGACGTCTACAACGAACACCGGGACCGGGCAGCCAAGCACATTGAAAAGACCACCGGCACGGCGCCGGCCAAGTACGAAGACTACCGCGACATGATCGCCAAGGAAGACTTGGACGCGGTCTGTATCGGCACCCCCGACCACTGGCATGCCAAACAAGCCAAGGATTCGTTGGACGCCGGCCTTCACGTCTACTGCGAAAAACCGATGACCAAGACGGTCGCCGAAGCGATCGATGTCATGAATACCTGGAAGAAATCTGGCAAGGTGATGCAAGTCGGCGTGCAGTCGACCAGCCTGCCAGTTTGGAACCAAGTGAACGATTTGCTGACCGGTGGAAAACTTGGCAAAGTGCTGATGTACCAAACCGAATACTTCCGCAACTCGGCTCAGGGGCAGTGGCGTTATTACAAACTAGAACCCGGCATGACCCCCACCAACATCAACTGGAATATGTGGTTGGGCGTGGACGAAGGGCTCGCCGCCGACCAACCCTTTGACCGTGAAGTGTATCGACAATGGCGTCGGTTCTGGCCCTTCGGTTCGGGCATGTTCACCGACCTGTTCGTGCACCGCACGACCACGATGCTGAAAGCCACTGGTTTGCGTTTTCCCGGCCGAGTGGTTGGCGCCGGCGGCATCTATTTGGAATACGACGGACGCCAAGTTCCGGACGTCGCCACGGTGGTCGCCGATTTCCCCGAAGGCGTGCAGGGGCTAGTCACGGCCACGATGGCGTGCGAGGAAACTCCCATCAAACAGATGATCCGCGGCCACTTTGGATCGTTCGAATTCGGCAATGGCGAACAGTTTGACGGGTTCGAGTTCATTCCTGAACGGTCGCAGGTCACCCGAAACAGCAAGCTGCAACGCGAACACATCGAAGTCGAAAAAGTAGGCGACACCACGTACGCGCACTTCGGCAACTGGATCGATGCGATGGTCGCCGATGACCCCAGCATGTGCAACAACGACCCTGAACTGGGTGCCGCTGCGATCGCCACGGTGATCTTGGGTGCCCAAAGCTATCGCGAAGGCAAAGCGTACATGATCGATCCTGCGGACCTGTCGGTCGCCGAAGCGGATTCGTCCTGGGCAGATCGCTGGGAAGCCCATTCGAAACAACGAAAACCGGCCAAACACATCGCCGGCTGGAAAGCGGGCGACACCGGCAGCACGCTGGAAGAACCCGACTACATGAAGCTGGCCGGACCGTGGATCGACGGCAAAGATCCAGGCGCCTAA
- the rpiB gene encoding ribose 5-phosphate isomerase B, translated as MPPSSPLRVALGGDHAGFPLKQVVAQRLGSPDMQALVTEVLDCGTNSDQSCDYPDFAIAVAREIIQGRADRGIVICGSGVGVSVAANKIPGIRAAICHDTYSAHQGVEHDDMNVLCIGGRIIGSELAFAIIDSFLGARYEPQERHQRRLDKVLEIERLGLKSL; from the coding sequence ATGCCCCCATCTTCCCCGCTCCGCGTCGCCTTGGGCGGCGACCATGCCGGTTTTCCGCTCAAACAAGTCGTGGCCCAGCGATTGGGATCCCCCGACATGCAGGCGCTCGTGACCGAGGTCCTGGACTGCGGCACCAACAGCGACCAGTCCTGCGATTACCCTGATTTTGCCATCGCGGTTGCTCGCGAAATCATCCAGGGACGAGCGGATCGCGGCATCGTGATCTGCGGCAGCGGCGTCGGCGTCAGCGTGGCAGCGAACAAGATCCCGGGCATCCGAGCAGCTATCTGCCACGACACCTATTCGGCACACCAGGGCGTTGAACACGACGACATGAATGTGTTGTGCATCGGCGGCCGGATCATCGGATCGGAACTGGCATTCGCCATCATCGACAGCTTCTTGGGGGCCAGGTACGAGCCCCAAGAACGGCACCAACGTCGATTGGACAAAGTGCTAGAAATCGAACGCTTGGGCCTGAAATCGCTGTAG